The following DNA comes from Thermofilaceae archaeon.
GCAGCTCAAGGGGCCAGCGTCCCGCCTAACGCTGGTCAGGGGGGTCCCATTGGCCCCTCACCCCAGCCCTCCACACCAGGACCCCAGCGCTGGACGAAATCCTGGGGAGGCTTGAGGAGGTTAAAAGGTGGAAACAGATGGGGAGGGACGAGAGCGCAGGGGAACCGGGTGGGGCCTCGTAGTGCGCGGGTTAACGTGCGGGTGGGGCGATGATGAGGGGGTCAGCTCCTTCGTTGAGGTTCTCCTGGTTTGTCAGATCGTTCGCGCGCTCAGTGAGACGGCTGAGCAGCTTAAAGCGAGCCCCGAGCTGTACAGCTTTCTCGCGGAGCACTTGAAGGAGTACAGCGGCGTGATGGAGAGCGGAGTACGGGAGATAACCGCTAAGCTCGAGCAGGGGGAGAGCAGAACACCTGCTCTCGATCTGGATCGGATGAGGATCGTAGCGAAGCACGTACACCCGATTGACACCGCCAGCCCGATCGACTACGAGATCAGGAAAGCGTGAACCCAGCTTGAAAGAATCCGCAGCAGTAGGCCCGAATCCGGCAGCCGTGCTCAGAGGCCCGGCAAGAGGAGGCATCTGAAGCGCTGAGGAGGGGGTATGAAGCTTACAATCCCTCTACTCGAGGCGGGCCTCGACGAAGGGAACTTCTACGCCGGTTTAGCGAGCGGCTTTCATCGCAGCCCTGATCGAAGGGGGAGGCTGGCCGCCAACCCCTACGACTACGCCAGTCATGCGATTAGCCAAGAGCACCACAGCGACCAAACAGCAGCTCCCGCGAAGCTATAAGCGGCCACCAACTCGCCACCCCCCACCCAATGTCAAACCAACATCCCCCAGAACGCCGAAACCCTACCTCAAGACCACACCTTAACATCCCCGCATAGGAAAGCACACTTCAAACCCGATCCCCCCGCTTGAAGCACCCGTTACAGCCAACCGCGAAACCACTCCTCAAGACCACAACCCCACCATACCGCTAACATCCACGTCCCAAACAAAGCAGCATACCCTCCTGCCTCCCACTCTTTCAATTCTTTCCCAGCTGCTTCGCACAAGGACTACCTTTGCTACAAAAAGGAGTTCTTGAACTTTCAATTCTTTCCCAGCTGCTTCTACCTAGCTATGGCGAGCGTGCTCTGGAAGATCGCCCGCTTTCAATTCTTTCCTAGCTGCTTCGAAGAGTTACTAAATTCCTTCATTCTAAGCATTGGGGACCCCTTTCAATTCTTTCCTAGCTGCTTCGCATTCACCGCCGCAGGGCGGGAGAAGACGTGCCTGCTCAACTTTCAATTCTTTCCCAGCTGCTTCGTGCACGCTGATGAAGGTGGACTACGAGAGCAAGACCGTCCTTTCAATTCTTTCCTAGCTGCCTCTTAAAGGATTTACTTGCTCTCGCCCGTCGCCAGGGAGTGACTTTCAATTCTTTCCTAGCTGTTTTCTGCCGTCGTCGATCTTGGACGGGGGGAGCTGCGGATCCCCTGTGTCTTTCAATTCTTTCCTAGCTGCTTCAGGAGGAGGCGGCGCGGATGGGCCGCATCTTTGTCGACCTCCGGGGCTTTCAATTCTTTCCTAGTTGCTTCACGGAGATAAAATTCCCCCTGTCTAAGGGGATTATCGCAGCGTCTTTCAATTCTTTCCTAGTTGCTTCAATTAAAGGCATGGCTGCGGGAGCACCCTAAAGCGCTAGCCTTTCAATTCTTTCCTAGCTGCTTCCTAACGCATTGAGCTATACAGAGCTCGTCGAAAGGGGAAGGACTTTCAATTCTTTCCTAGCTGCTTCTTGCGGAAGACGCTGCCCTATGGGGTTTAACAACGTTCATCGCCTTTCAATTCTTTCCCAGCTGTTTCCCCCCTCCCGGCTGGGAGGGGGTACTGCTGCTGAGGGCGCGCTTTCAATTCTTTCCCAGCTGCTCCCTAAAGAGGGTCGGTGTAGCCGACCCAACCAGAGCAGCTATCGATTTGCCAATGCTCTTTCAATTCTTTCCTAGCTGCTTCAGGAGTCTAGCTTTGGGGGGTACGCCCCCCAGTGGATTTACGCTGCGTTCTTTCAATTCTTTCCCAGCTAGCCGTTCGAGCTTGCCGTCAGCGCCCTCTTTCAATTCTTTCCTAGCTGCTTCCGTGGGGGTTTTTCGTGTGGTGGTTTTTAAGGTTTGTCTTCTTGAATTTCGAGCATTGTTTTCCGCTGGGTGCGGCGTTCAGCGCGCATCTGTGGATTCGGGGAAAGGGAATCTAGTTCCCCGGGTTAATCGGGGAATAGAAGTACTTTCCGCGGAAAAACCGTTCACCTTAAATCCAACTTCAAAAAAGGGGAGCGGGCTTCCCGCGGGTTGGCGGGTAAGGTTTACACGCTTTTCCACGCTTTCCTCTGTATGCGTAGCTTCGTGTTTACGCTGGGTTTCACGAGGACTTTATTCTTCGAAGGCTTTCGAGGAAGGCTGCTCAACCATGTGAAAAGGTTCCCGTGTTGACGGCGAGCCCAGTGATGGGTTGGGAGCGCTTTCAACCCGCTAGTGGAGCAGTATGGAAGGCTGGGGCTTAGCGCGCCAGGGCTGGCGGCGCTCGACTCGACGGATGAGGCTCGAGCACTGGCTATGCCGATTCGACGAGTTTAAGGGCTTTCCACCAGCCTCCACCCCCGGTCCGGGGGCGCACCGGGGGTGCACGCTTGTCCCCACTCTAAGCCTATCGTCACCGCAAGAACCTCAGAGTATCGAATGTGCAGCGAGCGTCTCAGCCGCTTTTCACGTCTCAAACGCGCGGGAATTCAACCCTCTACTTTGAGAGTGCATTGGGGGAATCGACTTACCCAAGCACTTTTCCAGCAGAGTGCGTCCCTCAACGCGGGGTAGGAGACCTAGATTGGAGTGCAAGCTTACAACACACGAATCTGTGAAAATCGAAAACGCGGGCCTGCGCAGCATCAGATGCGGCTAGATCTAAGGTCGCCGACATCGCGCCTATATTGTGTTGACTGTAACCTTTGTCTTCTCCGGCTTGGTTTTTGTGTTCTTGTATGCTGTTTCGCCGGTGTTGGTGGTTGTTGTTCACGGTGGTGCTGGTTCGAGGGGGGTGATTTCGACGTGTCCGAAGCCGATGCTTCGGGATTTGCCGAGGCCGAAGCGTTCGGCGAAGGCTAGTAGCCGCTTGGCGTCTTCAGCCATGTAGCTGTTGGGGTCGAGGAGCTCGTAGGCTACGTAGCCGGTGAAACCCCGCTCTATGGAGGGGATGCCGTTCTTCACGGCGTAGAGGACGGTGGCGGGCCTAACGCTGTAGTCGATCTCGCAGAGAGCCCTTATGCCCCACCCGTATATCTCGCTAAAACTCCTCTCGACCAAGCCGACACCCTGAAGCTTCAAGTCGTAGGCGAGAAGGCCTAACGCCAGCGGCAAATCGGGGAGGAGCTTGTACCTCCTCCTCAAGCCCAGGGCTTTGAGCAGCTTACCGCGACCGGGTACGGGGAGGAGCGTGGGGGTGAGGAACCTGACGGTGAACTTCCTGGGTAGGTTCAGCTTTAGCTCTCTCACGTCGGCGACCTCCACCTGCTCCACCTTCGCCACCATCTCCGCAGCCCCGAACTGGAAGATTACGCTCGTCTCCCAGCTCCCGGGGGGCTTCTCGGTGAGGAGCGAGAAGCGGGCTTGCAGCTTCTCACCCTCCTTCGCGGTTATGATGCCGGGCTCCCCGTAGAGCTTGTAGAGGGGCTTGCCCTCCCGGAACAGCACGCTGAAGGACGCCCTCCTACCCAGCCGCGGCTCAACGCCCGTCAACCGGTAGAAGGCTGTTCTCGTCACCTTGCTCGTGAAGGGCGGTAGCACACAATCCTGCAGAGGGATTATCGTCAACCAAACAGTGAGCGCGTACACGAGTGGAGACTGCAGCAGCCTTGATATAAGCCCGTCTGCAAGCGCGAACGAAGCCCCCCTGCTAGCCCCTCGCTGCGCGCAGCTTGCGCGGGACAGCGACCCCCCTGTGAAAAGGTTTGCGGGTGTGCTCGGGTTGTTTTCTGAGTCAATCCTTGATTCGCCAATACCAGAGAATTTTTATATATTAAAGCCGAGGGTAATTTTTCGATGAGGTTAGCGGTTCCGCCTGCGAGCTTTAGGGAGCTCTACCTCGTCGCCAGGTACGGTCCCGACAGGGTTGGTCGAAAGGGTAAGGCGATAGCCAGATTTCTATCGCGTTTGGGCCTCAACGGGTTTAGCGGCGGCGAGGAAGAGTTCGTCGAGTCTCTCCTCTCCTCGCTGGACAAGCTGCGCGTCATGGAGCTCCTCGGTGAGGCGTCAAAGCTGGGGTTCCTCAACCACATGGTGCTAGCGGAGGTTGCGGGAAGGTACGGCATCAACCTCTCCGCCTCTTCCGCGCGGAACCTGTTGAAGCTGCTCAGGGAGCTGGGCTTGGTAACCCGGTTGAGGAGCTGGCTTGTCTACACCCCCTCTCTGGAGAGGGCCGCGCTTGCTGTGCTCTACTCGAGGGGTGAAGCAAAGGTGAGCGAGCTTGAGAAGCTCCTCGGGGGCCGGGTTCGCGAATCCCTGCTGAAGCTTTGGGCTGAAGGGCTCGTCGAGATTGAGGGTTGTCCACGATCACCGCTTAAGGGCAAGCTCGATCTGCCCCGGGACCTCGCGAAGCATGGGCTTGAGTACGATGAAGAGCTGATCGCCTCCATGGGGCTGCAGGGGCACCCAAGGCTGGAGAAGTTCGTTGAGCGGGAGACGGGGAGAGTCAAGTACGCGATCCTGCTGAGGGGGGATGACAGGGTGAGGATCGTTGTCCCGCCGGGTTGAAACCATGCTAAAGGACCTGGAGAGCAAAATAGAGATTCTGAGAAAGAACCTTGATGAGGATGAGCTGGAAAAGGTGGTGGCCACGTGGAAGCAAGGACGGTACCTTGACCTACCTCTTGAGAGCGCAGAGCTCCTTCTCGTTAAGGCTGACTACGTCCGCGAGCATGTGGAGCAAGCGGTTCGAAGGCTCTTGAGGCACCTTAGCTCGCGCTACGGTGGAGTGGACATATTCTCGATACGATCCCCGCGCCATGCCTACGGGACAGGGAAGTCCCAGATGGCCGTCCTCATCCGTAATCAGCTGAGGGATCGGGGAATCCCGACCGAGTACCTGGCCGTCGGCGTCAGCAGTGTGATGAGCGGGGACTTCAGGAGCCGCCTGTGGGGGTACAGCGGGCTGAAGGAGGCTGTAATCTTCATAGACGAGGTCGATCTTCTCTTCTCCCCAGAGCTGAAAGAGGAGGATCAGAGGAAGCTGCTGGAGGCGTTCGCGAACATTGTGATTGAGTACAGCGAAAGCCTCTCGGCGCGCGGCGATGTGCATCAGGCTCTCGTGCTCGTGCTGAGCTACAACGCTGAGCGGAGGATCGAGGAGTTCGCGTCGAGCCGGCTGAGTAGGAGGCTGATGCAGGTGCTCCTGAGCGTTGATATCCCATTGTCGAGGGAGGATTTCCGGGAGCTGTTGACGACAGTTTCGGCCCTTTACGCCCACCGTCACAGGTTGAGCGGCCTAGCGCTTTGGCCACTGGTATGCTTCATTAACAGTTACACGAGCTTCCTCGAGAAGGGTTTTAGGGACAGGTCGATCGGCGAGATCGTAACCACCTCTATGAAATACACGCAAATGTTCTGTGAGGGGCTTTCAGCGGTGCGCAGAGTTTCGGAGCAGAACGTCATAGCGATGTGCGGAATACTGCAAAGGCCGTCCCCACAGCTCGGCTCAGTTGTAGAGCAGATAGTCAAGGAGATTTTGGCCAAGCTCGTCCCTAGGTATGAGGTGGAGCTGCCGGAGCAAATGCTTTCGGTGACCTGTACTTTCTCCAGCAGTAGTATCGACGTAAGCGGGTTTAGGACAGACTGCTTTTACAGCATAAAGCTAGGAGCGATCGAAGTGGGGAAGTGCCTCATCGAAGTCACAGCGGCCCGCGAGCTCGATAGCAGGAAGCGGGAGCAGCTGGAGAGGTTCGCCAGCAGGTACCCCACTCTGCTCATACACCTCCTTGAGGGTTTCGAGAAACTGACGGATTACGAGGAGGAGGGCGACTTGTACACCATCAGGATTGACCTTGAACCCTTCAAGTACCCGGCGGCGCTCCGGGAGTTTGCGAGGGAGCAGGCAGACGCCTTGGCCTACGAGCTGGCGAATGATCTCAAGCTAGGCGACTCGATCATAGCTTTCCTGAGGAGGAACTCTATCTCTCTGGCATACAGCTGGCTCGCTCAGCAGAAGGTGAGGGAGGCGCGGGCAGCGCCGACTCGCGCGGAGGCGGAGAGGAAGCAGGCGGAGGCTGTTGGGCTGATGCTGCGAAGCTTCATCGAAAGGCTCGGTTTCGCAAGTGTTACGAAGAGGAGAAAGGATACCGTGAGGAACTGGTTTGCCGAAATCCTGAGATCGTCCCTCGGTTACATTGAGGATTCCGTGCTTGAGTTCCTGCTCATCGAAACGATGAACGGTTGGGCAAGAGAAGGACTCTGCCGCCTCACGGCAAAAGAGGTGCATAGGACGGACTTGTGGAACGATGAGCGCGCGCTAAAGATAGCCTATGACGTCATTACACCAGTGCTACAGAGTAAAACACGCTCACTCGACATGTAGGTGGGGAGAACCTTCCATTCAGCGCTCGTTAAACCTCAACGGACTTCAGGCTCCCGCAGGACACCCCCGCGCCGGATACTCGAAGGAAACCACGCCGCTGGTGGTGCATCGCGCAAGTTGCGTGAGAACGTGAATCCGGTCGCGTAACGATTAACGGATTTCGCGGGCTCCCCCGATTGTATCGTCAGCCAACGGTGTTAACCTTCAATGCTTATAAATTGGCGGGTACAAAGTGCTCGGTCCTGAGATTGGGTAGTAGTGGAAGGATTCCGGGTATGGTTTACATAATGTTCTCATTCATCCCTTGGATCATCTACTGGGTGTTAACCGGTTTGGGCTTGCCCATCGGGGTTCTCCTATCGCTGGCCGCTTCCCTCCTCCTTCTGGTGCCGCAGGTTTTGAGGAGGAATTTCTACTTTATGGATGTTTTCAGCTTCTTTTACTTTCTCGTGGCTTCCATGGTGACTTTCCTGCTTGGGGTGGGCTTCTTTGTGGAGTACAGCGGGTTCGTGGGCTACTCGGCTCTCTCGCTGATGGCTGCGTCCTCTATTGCCCTCGGTGTACCGTTCACGCTTCAGGTTTCTAGGCGGGATTGGCCGGAGGTGTACTGGAGGGATAGGGCGTTCCTGCGGATCAACAACCTTGTTTCAGCCGCGTGGGCGCTTGTCTTTACCACCAACGCGCTGGTCTACCTGCTCCTCAAGCACCCTTACAGCACGGCGGTTTCGAACGTTCTCGTGGTGTTGGGTACTGCTTTCTCGGTGGTGTTCCCGGCGAGAGCTTCAGCCTTCTTCGTCGCGAAGAGGTACGTGGAGCCGCTTGAGAGGTTCGATTGGAAGGTTCGGGTGAGCCCCGGCGCCTCCAAGGGTGAGGATGAGTACGACGTTGTGATCGTGGGGGCGGGCATCGGAGGGTTGGCGTGTGGCAGCTTGCTGGCGAAGTGGGGGTACAGGGTTTTGGTGGTGGAGCAGCACTACCGGGTTGGAGGCTACTGCTCCTCGTTTAGGAGGCTGGGGTTCACGTTCAACACTGGAGTTGAGGATGTGAGCGGGCTTTGGGGGAAGGGACCCATTTCGTACCTGCTCCGCGAGCTGGGGTTGGAGAAGGAGGAGCTGTTCGTGAGGAACAGGACGAGGTTCATCTTCAAGGGAAGGATCATCGAGGCGGAAGGCTTGGAGGAGTTCGTAGAGAAGCTATCGGAGCTGTTCCCCCACGAGAGGGATAACGTGGCCCGCTTCTTCGAGAATGCTCGATGGGCGTACGAGGAGTGCTACCGGGAGGCCGAAGTTTACGGCGTACCGCTCCCGGGCGAGTTGATCGCGAAGGTTTTCGGAGTAGAGAAGCTCGTGGACTACCCGAGGGAGCACCCGCACTTCTACGATTGGATGAGTAAGACGTACAGGCAGAAGCTGGACGAGTACTTCAGGGATGAGGATTTGAAGCTGCTGTTGAGCGCGTTGATCGGCTACGTCGGCGCAGAGCCGGAGAAGGTTTCCGCGGCGAGCGCTCTCACTGCCTGCGTCTCCTACTACCTGCACGGAGGCTACTACCCGAAGGGGGGAGCCCAGAGGTTTGCGAACAGCTTGAGGGATGCCATCGAGAGGAACGGGGGGCGGGTTCTGGTTCGGCAGAGGGTTGACAGGATCCTCGTTGAGAACGGGGAGGTGAAAGGGGTTGCCGCGGGGGGTAGGGTTTTCAGGAGCAGCGTTGTGGTCGCCAACGTGAACGCCAAGACTGCTCTCTTGGAGCTCGTTGGGGAGGAGCACCTGGGTAGAGAGCACGCGGGCTACATCAGGGGGTTGAAGATGTCCCCATCGGCTTTCATGGTCTTCCTGGGGGTTGACATGGACCTATCGGGCTACCCGACGCTCATCAAGGATCTGGACGGGGGCATCGGGGTAGTCATAAACTCCAACGCGGATCCCTCCCTCGCGCCGAAGGGCATGGCCAGCGTCACCATCATAACGCTGGCGAACTACCACGATTTCCCCCCGAGAGGGACGGAGGAATACCTGAGGAGGAAGAGGGAAGTTGCAGACGAGCTGATCCTGAGAGCGGAGAAGGTCATCCCGGGCTTGAGCGAGCGCATCGTTGTCCGGGACGCAGCGACGCCGAAAACCTTCGAGAGGTACACTTCGATGCCGGAGGGTGCGATCTACGCGTTCGACCAGTCGATTGAAACCCGGAGGCCCTTCTTCAAGACGCCCATTAAGGGGTTGTACCTCGTCGGTGCATCAACTTTCCCCGGCGGCGGGGTAGAGGCGGTCGTCATCTCCGGGATCATCTGCGCGAACGATATACGCGGCTGGAGGCTTGAGCGGTAACGTGAGAGACCGTTAACGGCTCGATCCGTGAGGCGTAGGAGCCGGGGGGCTGTTTCAAAACCTATCAAAGGGTACGCTCGATCCATGTTGGGGCGTAACGCTTTTTGCTGCGGGATGAGTTTCATTGTGTGGAAAAAAGGAAGAGTAAAAGGCGGAGGAAGCGCCGTAAGGGGGATGAGTGCGACGACGGTTTCTTCATGCGAGCTGGGATCGCAATCGCATCCCAAGCCCGGGCGGTTTGAAGGATGAGGGGACGCGCTCGCCGAAGGCGTCGACCCCCATGCGAGGGTGTTGAATCACCCCTTGTTAAGCTTTGGAGCCTAGCGGGCTTCACTGCGCTGGCCTCGTCTGGAGCTTGCGTAGGTCGAGCTTGACGCCCTTTTCCAGGGCTTCGGTTACGACCACCTTCCTGCCCTTGTACTTCTCCAGCTGCTCGGGAGTGTAGGGGAACATCTCCAGCGTGAAGGATCCGTCCCAGAGCCTGCTGAGGAGCTCCATGTTCTCGATGAAGCTCCTCCCCCTGAACTTCTCTGAGACGACCACCATGTCGAGATCGCTATCTGCCAGCGGGGTGCCGTAGACTCTCGAGCCGAAGAGGTAGACCTCTCTGACGTCGAGCTCATCCTTCAAGCGCTTGAGGAAGGCTAGGAGCTCCCTCTTCTGCTTCTTCGAGAGCCGCACCCTGTCGAGCTCAGGGAAGGTTTCCACGGCTCCTCACCCACTCTAGGACCCTCTGGGCCGCTGCAAGGCACCTCTCGCAGATCTCCCTCGTGTACGCTTCGCTGGGCACCGTGTTCGCCGCGTTGGGGTACCTCGCCACCGTGTAGTGGGGGGTTTAGGATCCTCAGCTCGTCCATCACCTCCTCGGCGTCGAGAGCCTTCCCGAGCTTCACGAGGTCCTGGCCCCTGGGAGGGAGCCCCGCCTTCATAGCTATGTAGAGGGCCTTCAAAGCCTTCTCCGCCGCTTGGTGGCAGAGGAAAGCGGCTACGCTGTACTCCTCCATATCGAAGTTCTTCCTAGCCTGCCTGAGATTGTGTTTCGCTTCGCTCCACCAATCTAAGGCCTCCTCCCTTACCACTCAGTCATAACCCGACCCACGAGGTTTAAACCTGCTTTTACAGCATTGCGTAGCCTAACGGGGCTTGCGCTCAAGCCGACCCCCGGAGCGGGGAACACGCTTCAGAATTCGCCTCGGAAGCCTCACCCGCCGAGAAGCATTCTACGCTCGGATCCTACACTCCAAGTAAATTCTCAGCAAAGCATACACTCCCTATGGTTTCATCCAGAAGGATTCCGGCTTTTCAAGGCGCGGCCTGTAGCGGATTTAAAGGAGGGTTCGCTCTGAGTGTGAGGTGGGTAGACTGAAAGGTGTAGGGCTTCCTATGGAGTGGGTGGAGAAAGCGGAGGTTTTTCTCGGGGATGCGGAGAGGCACTTGGCGGAAGGGCACTTATGGCTTACGTGCTTCGAGTCCCACCGGGCCGCTGAACTGTACTTGAAATCCCTGATAGTAGCGGTGGGGCTCCACCCTGCACGCGCGATTTGACGGAGCTGCTTGAAGCTCTAAAGAGGGTTGGCTTCACCGCGGGTGAAGGTATCGTGATCGCATCGGAGATCCTGACGCCCCAATACGCCCTGTCCCGGTGCCCGGGGAAGCGCGCCATAAGCTACACGAGGGAGAGGGCGGAGAGGTGCTTGAAATCGGCTAGGTCTATTATCAACTGGGTGAAGGAGGTTGCCGACCCGTGACGAACTCGGGCTGCGCCTGCTCCAGGAGGCGGCAAAGAGGGTAGCGGAGTGGCAGGAGGCGTTCGAGCAGTACGTTGAGGAAGTGCGTAGGAGCGGGCTGGTGAAGGAGCTCTACCTCATCGGCTCCAGAGCGAGGGGGGAGCACCTCCCCTCCAGCGACTTCGACCTCCTGGCAGTCGTGAGCAGGGGTGCGGATCCGTTGGAGGTGGCCGAGAAGCTCAGGTTGCTGAAGAAGAGGAGCTTCCCACTGGATATCGTAGTCCTAACAGAGGAGGAGTTGGAGGACCCCATCTACAGCGAGATGCTCAGAGGAAGGAAGAAGCTCCTGTAGGCCCATCGGGCGCGCGAGAAGCTGAACCGTTGGGCAACCCCGGCGCCAGCGGGCTCGCGACCCCTAGCTGCATCGGCTCCCCGCAGACAGGGCCGCCGCTCAAAGCAGCCCGCTCCCGCAGAGCCCTCGTGGGGTAATAGTCACAGTGCTCCTCACACTTAAGGGCGGTCTCTCCACCGCGTCGCAGGATCAGAGGCTACTGGGTGGCGGTGCCGGCTTCGCGAGCAATAGGAGGTTATCGTGGGGCGGCGCGCCTGTAGATCTGCCCTGCCGCCAGCCCTCGAACGAGTTGCTGTCAGTGTAGGGAAGGTGGCCGGTTATGAGGCGCGCTAACGGGCGTAGCGTCCCCTGGCGTGGAGGATGCGCATCTCGAGCCCTTCTCGAGGGGTTCGTTGCAGGTTACGCTGGTCCCCAGCTCGATCCTTAACGATCTTCTGCCCGCGGTGGGTTGCCCGGCTATCGCTCCAGGCACCCTTTAGAACCAGTACTGGGGGGCTTCGCTCTCCCTAACGACATCCTCGTCGGAGAACCTCCACTTGCCTCTCAAGTCCAGGATCACTATCCCCAGCTCCCCTCCAAGCTTGTCGCTGATCAGCACTTCGTACTCGAGGTGGGAGATCATCACGTCGCACCGAACGGGGCCCACGACCCTATCCTTAGCCTCGGCGAGCACCTCGGCTGCCCCAGGAACTAGGTAGTTCCTCACCGGTCCCCCGGCGGTGCCCACCTCCACTAGGTAGGCGTCCTCCGGCGGTGGCCATAAGCCTAGTTCTAGGGCTAGCCTGCGCGGGATGAGTAGCTGTGGGGTTTCTGCCTCGAAGCTGGAGTTGACGAGCGCGCTGCTAACTACCTCCCTCCCGCTCCTCAGCGACCTTACCCTCAGCTTCACTCTCACCGCCACGATGAGCACCCCTCTTAATCGGGTAGATGTGGCCGATCCTCCTCCTGATCGGGTAAATGTGCCCGATCCTCGCCCTCAACCTGTGAATGCTCATGCACCCTCGAATAACACGCCCCCAGCCACTAATAACTCTACCTAGCCCAGGCCTTGAACGGATCTCCCAACCGGGAAGTGGGGTAAAGCGCGGTTTCACGCTCCGCATCCCTCGTAGACGAGCCTGAACAGTCGACAGCCTACCACCCCCCTCACCGCTCGCAACAGCTTACAGGGGACTTAACATCTCCCGGGCAGTTAATCGTGAAGGTTCTTAAAGTGAAGAAGCTTGTGGGCTACTCGAGGAGGCTCCTGCACATCTATTAAGGCGTATTTCAAGTTGCAACGCTGTCTAATGCTCTAGGCTTGAGTGATCTCGGGTATGGCCGGGCCTGCGCGCGCAGTCGCTGTCCTGGTTTTGTCGAGAAGAGAAAAAGGGTGGTTTTTGATTTTCAGCCGCGGAGCAGTTTTAAGAAATCTTCCAGCTTCACTGCCGGTGTCTTGAGGGGGTTCGCCAGCCCAACTCCGCCCTTGTCCTCCGCTAGCTTCACGACGTGGAACTCCGCGCTTTCGAGCTGGAGGAGGCCGAGGCCCGCGCTCTTCCGGCCGCCGATGCTGAGCCCCACTTCCTTGACGGCTTCCAGCGTTGAAGCTAGCAGCTTGGCTGAGGGCGAGCCGAGCCTCTCCACCTCCCCGACCATCACGAGTGGTACCGACACCTCAGCCTCTGTGGTCTCGACAGTATAGAGGACCCCCTCCTGCACTTTAAGGTCCTTCCTGCTGATGCCGACACCCGGCCTGCGCTGGGTTTGGGCGGTTAGGAGGGTGTCGAGGAAGCGCACGCTGCCGGCTCTCACCTGGTTGCCGAAGAGCTTCCCGATTGGGCAGTGGTAGGCGAGGTACTCGACGAGCATCCAAGCCGGGTCTTCGGGAGCCCTGAGCTCCTCCTCGCTGTAGCCGATGCTGAGGAGCACGCGCTTCACGTCATCGGGCTTGAAGGGCGGGGCTTCCTCACCTCTCAACGCCCTCCCGAAGCCTTCGAGCAGGTCCTTCACGCTGCTCTTCGGTTCGCTGGACAGGGCTACCCTCTCCACGGCCAGCTTCTCGATCTCGCTCAGTGGCATCGAGGGTGCCAGCTTCTCGGCTATCGCCCTGAAAGCCCCCTTCCAGGTGGAGGAGGGTACGAGGAGCCTCCCGAGGCTCCTCAGCCTCAGCGCGTAGAGGACGTTGGCCTCCCTGGCTCCACCGACGTGCACGGGTGTTCTAGCGGTGAACTGCAGCTTCCCGACGAACTTCACCTCGTACGCCACCTACCTCACCCCCAGCAGGCTGGTGTACTCTTCGAGCGGTATGAGGGAGTTCAAGCCGACCACCTTGAAGTCCGCCACGCTGATAGGTAGGCCGGTCCTCAGCGCAGCGGGGTCGCCGCCTGCCTCGGCCAGCACAAGGCTGCCGGGCCTGGCCAGCCTGACGATCGGCCTCATCTTCCCCTGAAGGATGTCCCAGCCGAGCTGCATCGTGATCTCCCTCCCCACCACCCTGCCCACCTTCAGGCTCTCCCCCCTCCACCGGATCCACTCGACCGGGGCTAGCGGGGAGAGGGCAATGAAAGCGCCCCTCTCGGGCACGGGTTTCGCCTCCACGGGGGTTAGGGTGAGGTCGGCCCAGCCGAAGCCCCTCGACTGGCCCCTGCCCACCGCGACTTCGAGCGAGCTGGGGAGGTTGAAGTTGTCCGGCGCGGCCACCCAGGCCCAGAAGGCGGAGCCCTCGGCGATCGCCTCGTAGTCGAAGAGGAGCCCCTTCACCGCCGACGCCCTCTCCTTGCTGATCCCCACGGACGTGGCCCTGAAGGTCCTCAGCCTGTAGCTCCTCAGCCTGCCTCCCTCCGCGTAGACGAAGCGCCCGTGGAGAGGCTCCATCGGCCCACCGTCCCTCGGGCAGACCAGCGGGAACCTGAGCCCGCCTCCCTGCTCAAGCGCCCTAGCGGCCTCCGCGGTCGCGTCCACCC
Coding sequences within:
- a CDS encoding CRISPR-associated endoribonuclease Cas6, which codes for MYALTVWLTIIPLQDCVLPPFTSKVTRTAFYRLTGVEPRLGRRASFSVLFREGKPLYKLYGEPGIITAKEGEKLQARFSLLTEKPPGSWETSVIFQFGAAEMVAKVEQVEVADVRELKLNLPRKFTVRFLTPTLLPVPGRGKLLKALGLRRRYKLLPDLPLALGLLAYDLKLQGVGLVERSFSEIYGWGIRALCEIDYSVRPATVLYAVKNGIPSIERGFTGYVAYELLDPNSYMAEDAKRLLAFAERFGLGKSRSIGFGHVEITPLEPAPP
- a CDS encoding NAD(P)/FAD-dependent oxidoreductase — translated: MAGTKCSVLRLGSSGRIPGMVYIMFSFIPWIIYWVLTGLGLPIGVLLSLAASLLLLVPQVLRRNFYFMDVFSFFYFLVASMVTFLLGVGFFVEYSGFVGYSALSLMAASSIALGVPFTLQVSRRDWPEVYWRDRAFLRINNLVSAAWALVFTTNALVYLLLKHPYSTAVSNVLVVLGTAFSVVFPARASAFFVAKRYVEPLERFDWKVRVSPGASKGEDEYDVVIVGAGIGGLACGSLLAKWGYRVLVVEQHYRVGGYCSSFRRLGFTFNTGVEDVSGLWGKGPISYLLRELGLEKEELFVRNRTRFIFKGRIIEAEGLEEFVEKLSELFPHERDNVARFFENARWAYEECYREAEVYGVPLPGELIAKVFGVEKLVDYPREHPHFYDWMSKTYRQKLDEYFRDEDLKLLLSALIGYVGAEPEKVSAASALTACVSYYLHGGYYPKGGAQRFANSLRDAIERNGGRVLVRQRVDRILVENGEVKGVAAGGRVFRSSVVVANVNAKTALLELVGEEHLGREHAGYIRGLKMSPSAFMVFLGVDMDLSGYPTLIKDLDGGIGVVINSNADPSLAPKGMASVTIITLANYHDFPPRGTEEYLRRKREVADELILRAEKVIPGLSERIVVRDAATPKTFERYTSMPEGAIYAFDQSIETRRPFFKTPIKGLYLVGASTFPGGGVEAVVISGIICANDIRGWRLER
- a CDS encoding nucleotidyltransferase domain-containing protein, with translation METFPELDRVRLSKKQKRELLAFLKRLKDELDVREVYLFGSRVYGTPLADSDLDMVVVSEKFRGRSFIENMELLSRLWDGSFTLEMFPYTPEQLEKYKGRKVVVTEALEKGVKLDLRKLQTRPAQ
- a CDS encoding HEPN domain-containing protein; the encoded protein is MVREEALDWWSEAKHNLRQARKNFDMEEYSVAAFLCHQAAEKALKALYIAMKAGLPPRGQDLVKLGKALDAEEVMDELRILNPPLHGGEVPQRGEHGAQRSVHEGDLREVPCSGPEGPRVGEEPWKPSLSSTGCGSRRSRRGSS
- a CDS encoding nucleotidyltransferase domain-containing protein → MPTRDELGLRLLQEAAKRVAEWQEAFEQYVEEVRRSGLVKELYLIGSRARGEHLPSSDFDLLAVVSRGADPLEVAEKLRLLKKRSFPLDIVVLTEEELEDPIYSEMLRGRKKLL
- a CDS encoding RAMP superfamily CRISPR-associated protein, giving the protein MAYEVKFVGKLQFTARTPVHVGGAREANVLYALRLRSLGRLLVPSSTWKGAFRAIAEKLAPSMPLSEIEKLAVERVALSSEPKSSVKDLLEGFGRALRGEEAPPFKPDDVKRVLLSIGYSEEELRAPEDPAWMLVEYLAYHCPIGKLFGNQVRAGSVRFLDTLLTAQTQRRPGVGISRKDLKVQEGVLYTVETTEAEVSVPLVMVGEVERLGSPSAKLLASTLEAVKEVGLSIGGRKSAGLGLLQLESAEFHVVKLAEDKGGVGLANPLKTPAVKLEDFLKLLRG